Genomic segment of Oryzias melastigma strain HK-1 linkage group LG21, ASM292280v2, whole genome shotgun sequence:
ttccttaaaaataataataataaagaaaatacatcccCAGAACACGACCAAATGTGTGCCATGTTTTGGTTATTTGTCTCATAAGAGTAAGCAATAAAATGGAATTATGACAAAGATATGCTAATTTTGATTatacattaatatatatattttaaaaacagaacattttgaagttaTTATTACAAAACcgtgattgtttttttgtttgtctttttgttttagggCCAACTGCACCAATGAGATGATGTacctcagagaaaaacacaaacttaaagaaataatCCATCCGTGTGCAGTTGGAATAATCAGAAATATGTCTGTCCAACTCAGATATCACACAtgaatttcagaaaaacagctaatcttaaaaacacataaatgcagaataactttctgaaTCAAGACAGATGTCAATGTTTATATATTGCACCATTGATGGGGTGACACCTGACATACtgcacaaaatttaaataaaacaataattagtaATATCAATGTAAATAATTCTAGTTTGCcaaaccaaattaaatattttattaggcCGCATAACACCGAAGTTTGCCCAGCCCTGATTTAGACTCTGTGGGTTTATCCATCTATGGTCTGATATAATCTCACCAGAATAAAGGCGTCATCTGCACCAAAAgattatttaatacatttattttttataaaatttaaattttaatactCTCATTCCTTAGATCTATCCTTTTTGAAATTTATCAAAGgatttaatgtgtatttttttctatttaaaactgaatgacttcttaaatttcatttaattaaattgcACAACATTTCATGATGTTTTCTTCCTATTTAATCCATAAAATAATTAGGTAAATAATTTCATTTCACACACTTTCAGAAGAATAGAACAACCATGGATGAGCTTTATTTTGCTCATGAGTGCATAGATCTAGTAATTTGTTGTTCTAAATATGACACTGACGCaagtcttaaaaataatttcttctaTAACGTTTTGATCACAAATGCAGTTACTGACTCATTCACTCAGTTAGTCACTCTTGGACCATGACTTCCATCCACACACAGTCAAACGCTTGCAGACGTGTAGATGACATTCTCTACCAGCAGCTGAAACCGGAGCCCTTCAACAGCTGAACCGCAGGCCTACAAGAGAGACCTGTCTGGAGTGATGAGTGTGGATCAGAGAGATGAGGATTTATAGATACTAGGAGGATTTCTCATCCTAAAATCTGATGGTAAAACAAACATCgtaagtttttgtctttgtgggaaaaaatgttAGAGGAATAGAAATaaggataaataaaaactgtgaatATCTGAGATGTCAAAGAGGGGAACAAATGGGAAACCCTGCAGGGGTGGGTAAAGGGAGACAGGGTGAGTGGAGACATGGGGAGGACGCAGAGGAGGAGCTAAAAGAAGGAGTGGGTGTGGCAGGTCTACAAATAGTTGCCCCCCCAAGTTCTTCATGTCGTTTTTAATCGCAGTGGGACAGTTGAGTCTCAGCACTTCCGATCTACAAGCCACTCAGCCAGCAAGCAACCAGCCAACCATGAGCAAGTCGTACTCCTCCTCAGCCCAGAGCGCCTCCTCATACCGGCGCACCTTTGGCTCTGGAGTTGGTGCCTCACCAATGTCATCCCTCTTCTCCTCTCTCGGAGGGGCCAACAGGTCTTCCTCCAGCCACATGTCATCCAGCGTGTATGAGGTCAAGAGTCGCGGCGTTCCTTCCTACTCCAGCTTCAGAGCTGGTGGTGGAGCCGGCTTGAGCTCCTCCACCGCCATGCGCTCCTACGCCGGAGAGAAGCTCGACTTCAACCTGGCGGATGCCATGAACCAAGACTTCCTCAACACAAGGACCAACGAGAAGGCCGAGCTCCAGCACCTCAACGACCGCTTCGCCAGCTACATCGAGAAGGTGCGCTTCCTGGAGCAGCAGAATGCGGCGCTGACGGTAGAGATCGAGAAGCTGAGGGTCCGGGAGGGGCCGGGGCGCGTGGCTGAGATGTACGAGGAGGAGATGAGGGAGCTGAGGAGGCAGATCGAGGCCCTCTCCAACCAGCGCGCCAGGGTGGAGGTGGAGAGAGACAACCTGGCTGATGACCTGCAGAAACTGAAGCTCAGGTGAGCtttggtgaataggagtgtaaAAAAAGGGAGAGAAGACCATCCTAGAATGCACTTCCTCTTTTAtagcacaaaaaagtaattttttgcttttatttcattaaatcgacatgtttaaaaaaatcataaaaaactaaagtagcatttttttttggaattcaCAGTGAATTTtgcaagaagaaaaaggaaaatgtgagCGAAAAtggaatttttctttcttctatcagaaaaaaaaaggcacaaccAAGGGAAAAAATCAAGAACTGATGTGCTTGAGTCTACGTAGCTTCTCTCTAAGATATTTTTATAGTATatttaaaagtgagaaaaaaccAGAGATAGGAACAGATTGCAAAATTCACTGCGAAAAGTCAGGAAAGGTTTTAGACAGATGGAATGAACAGATGCGACCTTCCTTACAGTCTGTTTGTCCAAAACTTTCCAAAATCTCCAATTTCACAGTGATCAGAAATCTCAGGATTGTgagactgtgtgtgtttgctgctgTGAAGAAAAGACTGAAATGTGGGCGCATCTCAGTCTATTTGTAGTTTCTAGGTCAACTGTGAATTTGGAATAAcgtcacagcagcagaaagaaacgTGCTCCAAACTGCAAGTGACAAGACCCAAATGAGCAGCACTTTGGGCTTTCAGCTGAGCACACGCTTTCCTGACTCCTCACTGCTGTTTAGCGGCGTTTCAAAGGTGCCGCCTGGAGCAAAGCGTGAGGGGTGCAAAGCCGCTCGCATCAGAATAAACAGAAACCTCCTGCCTGGTAACAGAGATTACGCTTGCGGCACCCCTGGGCCTTTATTCCTTTCTTCAAATATCACAGTTGAAGTATTCAAACCCAATAACATTTTAACCTTTGCTTGCTAAAAATATGTTCCGCTTGATAAAAATCTGcagtaaaaaatctaaatctggAAACAACACCAGCCAAGGACAATAAGAATCccctgatcttttttttactgtcaccCCTCTGACTTTGACATTGTGGCAACAGCTGCATCATAGCTTCAGGGCCGAAAGACTAAGTAAAGAGgcacaataaaatacagtatgtttttgctgttttcttcaATCAGACTGCAAGAAGAGATCCACCAGAAGGAAGAAGCTGAGAACAACCTGACTGCTTTCAGAGCCGTAAGTCTCAGTGGaaaacacacatatttaattttgaattgtttgaatcattttcttgtattttacaCACATTCAGGATGTCGACAGTGCCACTCTGGCCAGGCTGGACCTGGAGAGGCGCATTGAGAGCCTGCAGGAAGAGATCGCCTTCCTCAAGAAGATCCACGAGGAGGTCCGTGGGTCCAATGATCCCCTTTGCATGTCTGTGAGACAGCATGCACTGCTGCATGTGACCTCTTTGTGATTCCAGGCATTGCAGTggtttcagcttacagcacttCATTGGTTCAAGTGTTTCACACTTGAACACACCCCACTCCACCCTTCATAGAcattgagagagaaaaaaatcaaaccagaGAACCCTTGTGCTCAGATAACTTCAAAACTTGAGTGAGGTGCCAGCTCAAACAAACAGCTGAGCTCCTGTCTGATCGTTTAGCTGACTTTGTGTCAACTTTGACCTCTCAGAAATGCTGAGCAGCTGATTGGTTGAAAAGAGCAGGTCAGCTGTTGCATGACTCAGGAAAAGTGCATGTCAGTGGACAGATGCaatgttattttaaacttttaattttatcaCATGACAGCTGGGGAGGCAAAAAGtatatttaacttaaattaaaagttattttttgactatttattaattcattttttcattctcagtttttcatttaattagttctttttactgatttttggCTATAGTGAGAACCCACTATAATTCTTTTAAGttaattaaaagtttgtttaaatgttttttttcctttttgtcactAATGAAAGTTTTTTCGTTCCTCACAGGAGATCCGAGAGCTCCAGAACCAGATGCAGGACACCCAGGTGCAGATCCAGATGGACATGTCCAAGCCTGACCTGACAGCTGCTCTGAGGGACATCCGCGTTCAGTACGAAGCCATAGCCGCAAAAAACATAGCAGAGGCTGAAGAGTGGTACAAGTCCAAGGTAATGCTGGAACTAAAAGTTACACCAAACCTGTGTAACCTTTTGAGATATTTCAAATTCCATCTGGTGTTTCTGCAGGTTTCTGATCTGAACCAAGCTGTGAACAAGAACAACGATGCCCTGCGTCAGGCCAAGCAGGAGAGCATGGAGTACAGACACCAGATTCAGTCCTACACCTGCGAGATCGACTCCCTCAAAGGCACTGTACGTCTTTTCTCACCTCACTTTACTCAAACCATGTTTTTCCAATAGCTCACttgcttttaaattcatttaatgTGATTCCTCTCtttctgatttgatttaataacAGTGCCTCTCATTCTTTTCCTCCCAGAATGAGTCTTTGCTGCGCCAGATGAGAGAGATGGAGGACCGTGTGGGCCGCGAGGCTTCTGGTTACCAAGATACTATTTCACGGCTGGAGGAAGACATCGCAAAGATGAaggtaaaatgttttatgaagtCCTTTGCTGTTATGCGGCCActtctcaaacattttttagtcaTAATTTTTGAGAAAGAAATATATAgcaatattaatattataaatGTGTTGGTTCAAAGGATGACATGGCTCGCCACCTGAGGGAGTACCAGGACCTCCTGAATGTGAAGATGGCCCTTGATATTGAAATAGCAACATACCGCAAACTGCTGGAGGGAGAGGAGAGCAGGTCTGCAATGTGCTGTTCTCTTTTAAATCATGtcaaatcaagtttttattgatttggtgCCTCTTTTTCTTGCAGGATAACTACATCTGCACCTCTCCAGTCTGCCTATTCCTCCATTGGATTCAGAGGTAAGGGGAAATAAATGCTTTCTTTCTCTGCATTAAAAGATCAGTGTGATGTCTGGTGTTATTACATAATCGTGGATTATGTTCATATTTAAAGTAACTGGTCGTTCATGTGCAGTAACGCATTCTGACCACCGTGTGGAGATGTGGgaatataaaatagttttcagGCCAACTTAGTGATCACTCATAATTCAGATcatgaaacaaaacatcaaaattacaaaaaatacttaattacaCTCTTATCAAGCAAATGCAtacttaatatttttaagaagttttatctaataaaacaaaaaaactgagcaGCTTGAAAGACTTGCTTTAATCCAGAGAGCCATGTCAGAATATAATAAACATGTTTCCTTTAGATTCAATCAGATGGCTGAAATCatgaatatatatgtatatttatatttgttcttaCAGAGACCAGCCCTGAATCCCAACACCAGCGTGGATCCGAGGTTCACTCCAAAAAGACTGTCCTCATTAAGACCATCGAGACCCGAGACGGAGAGGTTTGAGCTCACAGATCTccaccaaaaacatgctttgaaGTGCAGATCAAAGTGCAGAACACCTTTAAGGAAGTGTAAATCATTGGTTTTTGATAGACAAACAATGTTTGGCATCAAGCCCTAAAATTTTTGGCAACAATCTACTGTAGAGCCAAGTGATCCCATTATTCTTTTATAGTCTTATAAAAACACGCTcaagttatggaaaaataccCGAAAGAAAAGTAATGTAGAACACCTATTGTTCAGtgcatgcacattttttacttgCAGGTATTTTAGATTCCAGTCGCCCATGGGTCGCCGCAGGAGCTTTGTATTAAAGAGAAACACTGAGAGACACAAGAGAGTccaattctgctttttttttacagaattgtCCCCTCACAAGACCTGAATTATGGTCAtttgctcacaaatgttcaaagcagatgtttcttttattctcttttatcCTCCACAACAACttcctttatgtttttctctctcCAGGTTGTCAGTGAATCCACACAGCATCAGCAAGACATCATGTAAAGAAGCAACAAGAAGTTTTCAAAACAAGtgaacaaaaaaggaagaaaaaaaaaaggtttccacAATGGCTTTAATTAAAGATATCCGATCCTGAACTCCTATGTACCCGATAAAATCCATTCTACAGGCACGATGCCTTTCGTCTAGTTCTAAAGGGCATTCCAGGAAATATATCCAAAATATCATCCGACCTTGTTAAATCTTTTCCTCAGAAATAATTCTTAGACACTGCTGTATTGTTAACGacagtttagaaaaatgtaaaggttgaaaacagatcaataaGCTTGAAGCACCGTGGTTAAAGAACACGCTCAATGCACATTTTTCCTGATTTCTTTGTACAAACGCATACGGGTGAGGTTGGCTTTTATCAAGTTGCTCATTTACAGAATGTGAGAAGgtggacattaaaaaaacatctaaaagtgAAAGAAATTAAAGGAGAGAACTCAGTTATGTTTGAAGTTGGACCTAAGAAGCATCTCCTGGCTGTTTGATGGGACGTGTTACCATGGAATCCTGTTTCACTGTGACTAAATACTCTAATAAAAGCAAACTTTActatcaaaatgaaatgtggaagagtttattcatgttttgtgGCCTTAAACTAACTTAAATCACCCAACACTCCTCTCTTTGATTCACTCCAGAGCAAAGATTAGGAACTAATCAGCATCCAGGCTGATTGTAGCACAGAGGAGAGTGAATAGTGTCTGCTTAATGAGCTGTCCCTGGCTTTGTTTCTGGCAGAAAGTTGATTAGACGATGAACAGAACTTACAGTCTGTGTCGTTTGTTTCTGAAGCCACCAGAGTGAAAATGTCAACAGAAAGAGGGTGAGGATGTACCGGCACAGAACAAATAGAACTGACAATAAACGAGCAGAAAGCGGGGTAAATGGAGGGGGCACAggcagaaaataagacaaatgtTGCGAACAAGTGTAATGAAAAAGGTTATTCAGGCTGAAAACGACACAAAAGAGAGATTTGGAGATTTGGAGAGGGAAAATAATTACAGGGAGTTGCAGAAAGGGGTGGACGAGGACACAGTGAGGGTGCTATTCTGGTAATTAGAGGAACGATGTTGCTCAGAACTTTCCGTCCTCGTCGCAGTTGCTGTACTGGTTTCTGTCGCAGGGAAAAGCTTTGCAGTCATTAGGCAGTGGGTCACAAGAGAGAGGCACCACACTCCTCTGTCCTGTTTCTGGAAAATGCAGctctcagtttttgtttcaataaagcCTTAATGAGAGAAAGTTCCtacaattaacattttattggcGTTACTCTTAAAGGGAAAATcaacatttgatcaaatttggaaataaattccttttaagcggttgttttttgtgttattgtttGTGGTAATTACTTAAATTGACTTTCATGATTTTGCAAATGGGAGCAAATCTACTGGCAATTagaataaatctgaaaaaaagttatttttttattacactggAAGGTAAGCTGCTCTAATTTATCTTTCATTTGGCTgcaaccttttgtttttgttgattataTTTATCAAGATCAGATGTGAAACTACCAAAAAGGACAGtttaagttattaaaaatgttgaaatcagtCCATGTTATTACCGCTAGCTTTAAATTATTGGTGTAAAATCTTtgagaagacagaaaaagtgtaaaacgGTAGTACAAAGATCAGTGTTtcctgaaaataaaatgtttccagaGGAGTCagtgttttgaatttaaaatatatatattttatagtcTTACCAGTTGGTAGATGTCACTTATTTCTTGCACTATGctctaaaaatgtcaacatttctactatttattgtgttttcaatcaatatttttgtgaactttCTGACCTTTACTTTGTACAAAGGTCCTTTTAAATACAAGAGATTGttattatcatcattattacagcagctttttcttttagagGAATTCTTGTAGTTAGGGCCAATGGTCCTTTGGATGTGCTGCGCTGACATGAACTGTTCACTTTCTGTATAGTAAAATTAGATTCAGTCAAATCTTATGAGAGTTTTTTCCTGTACAGAATAATAAACAAGTTATAGATCTTCttgattttctgtgaaaaatagtttttgttaatttaagcTGGAGGAAACGTTGCTTCTCTCCATCCAACTCTCTCCTCTGCTTCCCAAccaccctcatgtcctccttcactacattcatgaacctcctctttggtctttccTCTGGCCCTCTTTCCTCATAGCTCTTACCACAGCATCTTCAGATTTACATCAAGATCATGATAAACATCATCACTGCCCCTCCTCTGTTCAAGCATCTCAATTTGACTTTCCTGCATTTATCTCTGAAACACCTAACATAAGCTGttgctctgatggattcattcctgatcctattcAGCCCCGTCTCTCCCTAAAGAGAACCCCAAAATTTTCAGCGTTGCTTCTGTCTCTTTCTTAAACCATCTAAACCAGTGGTTTGGAAAACATTTGGCCCTGTTTCTTATAGTTCAAAACCCATAATCGGTGATAAAGTCTTATTTTACCCTTTAGAAAAACTTGGtaatgctttttgtttgttttttaagaataattatgcattttattttttaagcattaattaatacagaaatattaagagaaaacagtagtttttcaaaactgggaagctgtttttactttttacagaagtttgtatgatttcctttcaaaataaaagacttcctgcaCCAAACAGGATCATTCCAGTTCAACTAATGTACCTACACAGCCTTATGTCTACTTTAGTGAGCCGTTTTTCCTACTTACTTCTGCTGTTGACctgaacataaacataaattaattggATTATGAtccagaaaaaaagtataaaaaatatttataataaatatatgtttaacaACTCCCTTTTGGACAAATACCAATCTTAAAAttaactataaaaaacaaaacgcaTGTTTAGGTACTTTGCTctgaaaatgagacattttaagCCAGTCTTGCTGAAAAAAGTTGGATATCTTCAAAAGTACATTTACTTACatgctcatttattttcttcaaaaaacatAACTATCCTTATTTTTAgaccaattaaaataaaaacaaatgaagtcagaaatgtattttaattattgtaaaaaaaaaaatagtttgagtagatattactaaaatatatttttttagatcacCTCAAAGAAAAGTTACTAGTgagttagttttgttttatatcaaGTTTAGACAGATATCTAAACTTGACTAGACAAAAATTCTTGAGATTTTGCAGGAAGTAACCCTTACTTTTCAAAACtactattattttgtttttcttgtttttctcaacCCGAGATCagcaatggaggggtaaaagagccacatgtgactacATGTCTGCCGCAAACCCCCACTCTAAATAAACACCATGAATACTCTCATCCCagcatattttcctttttttctgacactaaaatattaaatcaatcacatttaaaacacataaaggGAACCAAATCAGTCAAATAACAAAGTtcagttactttattttatttttttataatcaaatgtttaaacAGCATTATGAGAAGTGCCTCTTCAACCAGCCAAAGGAAATACATACAGTAAGATCACAACAGAACAGACCTATTCCATTGTAAAAGAACCAACTGCATGAATGGTTATGGTCACGCCGGAAACATGAAGATGAAGCCAAACATTTGTACAATAAGAGATTATTTACATCGAAATATCTACAGTCAAGAGTTTCCACCACAAAGACTATGAGTAGACAGGCAGTGACAAAAAatacagaggaaaaacaaaagggatgaaaaagaaaatgttagttttttcaccaaaattacAAACAACAAATGGGGTCACATTTTAGTCCCCCTCTCCcctaaaatgttgttaaaatgcacaaaaatgagGGCTGAGATGTACGCAGAATAAGGGCTGCTCAGCCTTTACTGCAGTGGATGGTCAGAATAGTACAGTACAGACACAGAACAGTAGGCGGATGACAAAACATGCCTTTTTCAAGCCCTTTGAACAAAGGGGTTCGAGAAGAGATGGACAACAGACCAAACCACGTTGGAGTTTGGCACATGACATCCATGACACGAAAACACTGGACACAGATATACAGGAATTATCATGCAGCTATGAAGTACACTGGTCCTCAAAACACTGAGAATCCCATCTGTGTGTACGTTTGtcctgaaaatacaaaaggtaCATAGATCACACAAACAAAGTGGCCATCCTGAAGTAGAATATGACAACTATTGCCGAGTTCTTGATTCTTGGCCACGCCATTTGTGACTAACCATGGTCATATTTTGCATTGATGGAGCACACGTAGGATATTTCCTTCCCAGCCATGTTCAAGTAAAAAACAGTTCTTCtgttatataaaaacaaaaagtcaggaCTAGATTCCCTTTCTTGGATGTCTCACAGCAAGTTGTGGAGCATGCACCTCCTTGAATTTCAAAGAGAGTAACACCCTGATGCTTGTGCACGCAAACGAGAAGGACAGCAGTAAACATTAGAGGGCGCCATTTGGTTAACACCCTTATCTTCTCTCCTTGTTGTCTTGTAATGCCCTCTCTGTGTGACATCAAAGTAAACCggaaaacattaacattttaagcacattgtcaaataaaatattcCTCGTGCAGTTGAATCCCACATAAGAAAGTTGGTTTGTAATAACAGGCAGAAAAGGGTCATGAAAGCACTTGAAGACAAGTCAACATGTGCTGTACCTTCACAGCTCACAAATATGTAAAGAGGAGAATTAGGAGTCATCTGAGGAAAAGTAATGAAGAGTAAACAGCCTCTCCTtggaaaaatggcaacaaaagtataataaaataaaaataaagtcatatttaATTCAAAAGTGGTCCCTCTTTTTTACATGGCAGGTCCATCTCTAAAAGGTAAACTGTCACTTTAGCAGTAAAACGTGGAAGAGCTGCCGTTTAGCTTCAGTTCTTCATTCTTTTTAGAAGCAAACTGCATCAAGTGTTTACGATTCCttcaaagctaaaatattaaatgttggAATATTCAACGTAGGAATAATGCAAAGCAGTTCTTTCTCTGAAATGGTTTCAACGTGTGgcgttttgatcatttttccctTCCGAGAAACTCCCACAGAAAATGGCTTCTTGTGGCGGTAACAGTTCACTTCGttacacaaaaaacaagtttgtctttgtttttttgagtgtcCTTAAGAGACATACGCAAACTTGGCAAGCAAGAAATGCAGACAATCCAAgctttacaacaaaataaaagagttgTATTCTGATTTCCCTTTGttaacaagaacaaaacagagtcaaaaagagcaaataaatagaaacaccACCTTCAGCAGTTCTCGTAGGTTATGTTCCACCCTCATTAGGGCCAACCCCGCTCCTGCTAGTTAACAGGCATTGGAATATATTAGCGTAGTAGGGTTAGGGTTTGCAGTGAGCTGTAATTGTGTGCTTGGATTTGGAGACTTCACTGCCTCAGATGCGAACTGCAGGTCCACTGGAGGTGGTGAGTGGCACTTGAGAGCCACAGTCGTAGTCCAGTTCGGCCATCCGAGATCGACTGATTCGACTGTGAGAGTAAACCCGTTTGTCCGTGTGTCTGTCCCTGAAACTCCTGATGTAGCTCTGCAGACAAACAGGGAAAAGGCGTGACATTAGTAAAGTCTACACTGCTATTGATCACCaatatcaacaaaaaatgtaatttcagctTAGAAAAATTTGTATGTAACGCaggggaaccctggtcctcgagagccaccgtcct
This window contains:
- the desma gene encoding desmin a: MSKSYSSSAQSASSYRRTFGSGVGASPMSSLFSSLGGANRSSSSHMSSSVYEVKSRGVPSYSSFRAGGGAGLSSSTAMRSYAGEKLDFNLADAMNQDFLNTRTNEKAELQHLNDRFASYIEKVRFLEQQNAALTVEIEKLRVREGPGRVAEMYEEEMRELRRQIEALSNQRARVEVERDNLADDLQKLKLRLQEEIHQKEEAENNLTAFRADVDSATLARLDLERRIESLQEEIAFLKKIHEEEIRELQNQMQDTQVQIQMDMSKPDLTAALRDIRVQYEAIAAKNIAEAEEWYKSKVSDLNQAVNKNNDALRQAKQESMEYRHQIQSYTCEIDSLKGTNESLLRQMREMEDRVGREASGYQDTISRLEEDIAKMKDDMARHLREYQDLLNVKMALDIEIATYRKLLEGEESRITTSAPLQSAYSSIGFRETSPESQHQRGSEVHSKKTVLIKTIETRDGEVVSESTQHQQDIM